From Anaerolineae bacterium, a single genomic window includes:
- a CDS encoding ABC transporter ATP-binding protein yields the protein MFGGGPHHAMARETSKPRNVGATLVRLASYFRDYRPALVVVAAMIIVGTWAQVQAPVLIGQAVDCYLAPAVSGNLGDGATREATSGCTYTNVDRSATAEELISGFGGIILLITGLYVLGALTGALQFYLMRWSGVRVLKTLRVELFQHLNRLSLGYYSQHEAGDLMSRITNDMETIQQAVSFALVSVTSGALLLVWITYNMLRLSAPYALLSMTVIPLMVVVTLWFSGQARKAFRRTRVEIGRVNADLQETISGVREVQAFGREEVNFEQFREANAANRDANIRAVSFTAALSPSLEALGYVAVAIVAVVGGLAVMRGQPLFGTAVSLGLIITFINYVQRFNQPIQQIATLWANIQSAIAGAERIFGLMDEPVAITDRPGAQPMPDIVGEVEFDRVSAAYVEGEMVLKEVSFCAEPGQTVAIVGPTGAGKTTILNLIPRFYDVVGGAVRIDGIDVRDVQVASLRRQIGMVLQDTFLFSDTVMENIRFGRLEASDEEVIAAAKLARAHDFIERLPQGYQTVLGERGTGLSQGQRQLLAIARAALADPRILILDEATSSVDTRTERLIQKALEELLRGRTSFVVAHRLSTIRNADQVLVLVEGRIVERGTHSELLARRGAYYDLYMSQFIREETEAVAK from the coding sequence ATGTTCGGTGGAGGACCACACCATGCCATGGCGCGTGAAACGAGCAAGCCCCGCAACGTGGGGGCGACCCTCGTGCGCCTGGCGAGCTACTTCCGGGATTACCGGCCCGCCCTCGTGGTCGTCGCTGCCATGATCATTGTGGGGACCTGGGCTCAGGTGCAGGCCCCGGTTCTGATCGGACAGGCGGTGGACTGCTACCTGGCGCCGGCCGTGAGCGGAAACCTCGGTGATGGGGCGACGCGGGAAGCCACCAGCGGCTGCACCTACACCAACGTGGATCGGTCAGCCACGGCGGAGGAGCTCATCTCCGGCTTCGGTGGGATCATACTGCTCATCACCGGGCTATACGTGCTTGGCGCCCTGACCGGCGCCCTGCAGTTCTATCTCATGCGCTGGAGCGGCGTGCGCGTCCTCAAGACGCTGCGGGTAGAGCTGTTCCAGCACCTGAACCGTCTCTCTCTGGGCTACTACTCCCAGCACGAGGCGGGCGACCTCATGAGCCGCATCACTAACGACATGGAGACCATCCAGCAGGCGGTGAGCTTTGCCCTGGTTAGCGTCACCAGCGGGGCTCTGCTTCTGGTCTGGATCACCTACAACATGCTTAGGCTTAGCGCGCCGTATGCCCTGCTGAGCATGACCGTCATACCGCTCATGGTAGTAGTGACACTGTGGTTCTCGGGCCAGGCGCGCAAGGCCTTCCGCCGCACTCGGGTAGAGATCGGAAGGGTTAACGCCGACCTGCAGGAGACCATCTCCGGTGTACGAGAGGTGCAAGCCTTCGGCCGCGAGGAGGTCAACTTCGAGCAGTTCCGCGAGGCTAATGCCGCTAACCGAGACGCCAACATCAGGGCCGTTTCCTTCACCGCTGCCCTTTCGCCTTCGCTGGAAGCCCTGGGCTACGTGGCCGTGGCCATCGTGGCCGTAGTTGGTGGGTTGGCGGTGATGCGGGGGCAACCGCTGTTCGGCACTGCGGTGTCTCTCGGGCTCATCATCACCTTCATCAACTACGTGCAGCGGTTTAACCAGCCCATACAACAGATCGCCACTCTCTGGGCCAACATCCAGAGCGCCATCGCCGGTGCCGAACGCATCTTCGGCCTCATGGACGAACCAGTCGCCATCACTGATCGGCCTGGTGCGCAGCCGATGCCCGACATAGTGGGAGAGGTCGAGTTCGACCGGGTCAGCGCTGCCTATGTGGAAGGTGAGATGGTGCTCAAGGAAGTGTCGTTCTGCGCCGAGCCAGGCCAGACCGTCGCCATCGTAGGGCCCACCGGCGCCGGCAAGACCACCATCCTCAACCTCATCCCCCGCTTCTACGACGTGGTAGGCGGGGCGGTGCGGATAGACGGCATTGACGTGCGGGACGTGCAGGTGGCCAGCCTGCGGCGCCAGATCGGGATGGTCCTCCAGGACACCTTCCTGTTCAGCGACACGGTGATGGAGAACATCCGCTTCGGCCGGCTGGAAGCATCGGACGAGGAAGTGATCGCCGCGGCCAAGCTGGCCCGCGCTCACGACTTCATCGAGCGCCTGCCCCAGGGTTACCAGACGGTGCTCGGAGAGCGAGGGACGGGACTGAGCCAGGGACAGCGGCAGCTCCTAGCCATCGCTCGGGCCGCTCTGGCCGACCCTCGCATCCTCATCCTGGACGAGGCCACCTCCAGCGTGGATACGCGGACCGAGCGGCTGATCCAGAAGGCGCTGGAGGAGCTGCTGCGCGGCCGCACCAGCTTCGTGGTGGCCCACCGGCTCAGCACCATCCGGAACGCCGACCAGGTCCTGGTGCTGGTGGAAGGGCGCATCGTGGAACGGGGCACGCACTCGGAGTTACTGGCCCGCCGCGGCGCCTACTACGACCTCTACATGAGCCAGTTCATCCGCGAAGAGACCGAGGCCGTGGCAAAATAG
- a CDS encoding ABC transporter ATP-binding protein — protein sequence MRQRPNMAALGRGLRYLGHYPRLVILSYLALFAATGAQLMVPQMVQSIIDAFTNGAVARQLSQVPEAMRSQALAALGWTAEEFAQHLTGAESALMLAGGLIVVFAVMRGLFAFSERYLAESVSQGIAFDFRNDLYTKIQSLSFSYHDRTQTGQLMIRATDDVEKVRMFVGQGLLMTVQAAVLLLGSLTVLLFTNYRLTLVVLPILPVAFAVFTVFGRISQPLFTEAQVRLSRLNTVLQENLAGIKVVKAFVREPQQQLKFDRAAEDVMRQQLRISAIFSILFPTTFLIANLGQAAVMYFGGRQIISGTLTLGEWQKFSLYLVYVFFPMGQLGFIISQMAQASASASRVFEILDAKSEVEDRPGAVELPPIEGRVEFDHVSLRYFSGTEPVLKDISFVAEPGQTVALLGATGSGKSSIINLIPRFYDVTEGRVLIDGYDVREVTLDSLRAQIGIVLQDTTLFSGTIRENIAYGKPEATQDEIEAAARAAEAHDFIMSFPQGYDTPVGERGATLSGGQKQRIAIARALLLDPRILILDDSTSSVDVITEYRIQQALDRLMEGRTSFVIAQRISTVRNADLILVLDRGRLAAQGRHEELLETSPIYAEIYHSQLVEDAEVVADEG from the coding sequence ATGCGCCAGCGACCCAATATGGCTGCCCTGGGGCGCGGCCTTCGCTACCTGGGCCATTATCCTCGCCTGGTCATCCTCTCTTACCTGGCTCTGTTCGCTGCCACCGGCGCCCAGCTGATGGTGCCCCAGATGGTGCAGAGCATCATAGATGCTTTCACCAATGGCGCTGTCGCGCGCCAACTGTCGCAAGTGCCAGAGGCCATGCGCTCTCAGGCTCTGGCCGCCCTTGGATGGACCGCCGAGGAGTTCGCCCAGCACCTCACCGGGGCCGAATCCGCCCTGATGCTCGCCGGCGGCCTCATCGTGGTGTTCGCCGTTATGCGAGGGCTCTTCGCCTTCTCGGAGCGCTACCTGGCCGAGAGCGTATCCCAGGGCATCGCCTTCGACTTCCGCAACGACCTGTACACCAAGATACAGAGCCTTTCCTTTAGCTATCACGACCGGACGCAGACAGGCCAACTGATGATCCGAGCTACCGACGACGTGGAGAAGGTGCGCATGTTCGTCGGTCAAGGGCTGCTGATGACGGTACAGGCAGCGGTCCTTCTCCTCGGCAGTCTGACAGTCCTCTTGTTCACCAACTATCGGCTTACCCTGGTGGTGCTCCCCATCTTGCCAGTCGCTTTCGCCGTGTTCACGGTGTTCGGCCGCATCAGCCAGCCCCTGTTCACGGAGGCCCAGGTACGGCTCTCCCGGCTCAACACCGTGCTCCAGGAGAACCTGGCCGGGATCAAGGTAGTCAAAGCGTTCGTCCGAGAGCCCCAGCAGCAACTGAAGTTCGACCGGGCCGCCGAAGACGTGATGCGGCAGCAGCTAAGGATCTCTGCCATCTTCTCCATTCTGTTCCCCACCACGTTCCTGATCGCCAACCTGGGCCAAGCAGCGGTCATGTACTTCGGCGGGCGCCAGATCATCAGCGGCACTCTTACGCTCGGTGAGTGGCAGAAGTTCAGTCTCTACCTGGTCTACGTCTTCTTCCCCATGGGCCAGTTGGGATTCATCATCTCTCAGATGGCTCAGGCTAGCGCCTCCGCCAGCCGCGTCTTCGAGATCCTGGACGCCAAAAGCGAGGTGGAGGACCGGCCGGGCGCGGTGGAGCTGCCTCCCATCGAAGGGCGGGTGGAGTTCGATCACGTCTCCTTGAGGTACTTCTCCGGCACCGAGCCTGTCCTCAAAGACATCAGCTTCGTGGCCGAGCCGGGACAGACCGTCGCCCTGTTAGGCGCCACTGGCAGCGGCAAGAGCTCCATTATCAACCTGATTCCTCGGTTCTACGATGTCACCGAGGGCCGGGTACTCATAGACGGCTACGATGTGCGCGAGGTGACCCTCGACTCCCTGCGAGCCCAGATCGGCATCGTCCTCCAGGACACCACTCTCTTCAGCGGGACCATCCGAGAGAACATCGCTTACGGCAAGCCGGAGGCCACGCAGGACGAGATCGAGGCCGCCGCCAGGGCGGCCGAGGCCCATGACTTCATCATGAGCTTCCCCCAGGGCTACGACACCCCCGTGGGCGAACGAGGCGCCACCTTGAGTGGAGGGCAGAAGCAGAGGATAGCCATCGCCCGCGCCCTTCTCCTGGACCCGCGCATTCTCATCCTGGACGACTCCACCAGCAGCGTGGACGTCATCACCGAGTACAGGATCCAGCAGGCGCTCGATCGGCTCATGGAGGGGCGCACCAGCTTCGTCATCGCCCAGCGTATCAGCACCGTACGCAACGCCGACCTCATCTTGGTGCTGGACCGGGGCCGACTCGCGGCTCAGGGCAGACACGAGGAACTGCTGGAGACCAGCCCCATCTACGCCGAGATCTACCACTCTCAGCTGGTGGAAGACGCCGAGGTGGTTGCCGATGAGGGTTGA
- a CDS encoding MarR family transcriptional regulator, with protein MTQALAQELSGGADTAGMELARRVRRAAHLYETIASQDLRDSDMSGPRFGLLIRLYAEEKRSPGHGISPTHLSQCQRVSKNTISSMLRGLEEQGLIERTLDPDDRRVFRIRLSDAGRELVRTVSPQHFERMNQLASGLTEAEREQLASLLDKLIRSLSAHLEADSSTAPVAV; from the coding sequence ATGACCCAGGCGCTAGCCCAGGAGCTATCCGGCGGGGCTGACACGGCTGGCATGGAGTTGGCACGCCGGGTGCGTCGGGCCGCCCACCTGTACGAAACCATAGCCAGCCAGGACCTGCGCGACAGCGACATGTCGGGGCCGCGCTTCGGGCTGCTCATACGCCTCTATGCAGAAGAGAAGCGCAGCCCAGGCCACGGCATTTCCCCTACCCATCTCAGCCAGTGCCAGAGAGTGAGCAAGAACACCATTTCCTCCATGCTCCGCGGCTTGGAGGAGCAGGGATTGATAGAGCGTACTCTAGACCCAGATGACAGGCGCGTCTTCCGCATACGCCTGTCCGATGCCGGTCGCGAGCTGGTGCGGACGGTGTCGCCTCAGCATTTCGAGCGCATGAACCAGCTCGCTTCTGGACTGACAGAGGCGGAGCGCGAGCAACTGGCCTCACTCCTGGACAAGCTCATTCGCTCTCTCAGCGCCCACCTTGAGGCCGACAGCAGCACCGCGCCGGTCGCGGTGTAG